One segment of Theobroma cacao cultivar B97-61/B2 chromosome 9, Criollo_cocoa_genome_V2, whole genome shotgun sequence DNA contains the following:
- the LOC18590306 gene encoding putative F-box protein At4g10190 — MVNLGDLNNDIPFDVLSRLPTKYMPKLKCVSKGWNRLISDPTFMKVQSQKREPLSGFFFQQKYQWCYDDITTISYIPVEKQDAELHKTVFNFLPEHVVVLASCNGLVCCRSCFPFHDSCLYICNPLNNEWLRLKWDEPDKENSFALAFDPCQDHIGTSTNFKLIRVKQFETNKEALCFSFEIYSPDKGAWRKSEEICKCNSNLYKNRGIFTEGVLHWLTDGDEVLTFNVENELSWLVSVPLPASEFRSIPEACIGDSDGRLHYILVSEYGFQVWFLEDYFESRWSLKLCKTLEEMDEEHSQFLYNLRERVTQRLAVDMEPWIDPLAFKDGYLLMRVSRKILLYNIETNKLQQVCYLSKLGTSSICCTVLPYTLSLVPLNQA, encoded by the coding sequence ATGGTTAATTTAGGAGACCTGAACAATGACATTCCCTTTGATGTGCTGTCTCGGTTGCCAACAAAGTATATGCCAAAATTAAAGTGTGTTTCTAAAGGGTGGAACCGCCTTATATCTGACCCCACTTTCATGAAGGTTCAATCCCAAAAGAGAGAACCACTATCAGGCTTCTTCTTCCAACAGAAGTACCAATGGTGCTATGATGACATAACTACTATCAGCTACATTCCTGTTGAAAAGCAAGATGCTGAACTCCATAAGACAGTATTTAACTTCCTTCCTGAACATGTTGTGGTGCTGGCTTCATGCAATGGTCTGGTGTGCTGCCGCAGCTGCTTCCCCTTTCATGACTCTTGCCTATACATCTGCAACCCCTTGAACAATGAATGGTTAAGGCTAAAATGGGATGAACCTGACAAAGAAAACAGCTTTGCTTTGGCATTTGACCCATGTCAAGATCACATAGGCACATCAACCAATTTCAAATTGATCAGAGTGAAGCAATTTGAAACTAACAAAGAGGCCTTATGCttttcatttgaaatataCTCTCCGGATAAAGGGGCCTGGAGGAAATCAGAGGAAATCTGCAAGTGCAATAGCAATCTGTACAAGAACAGAGGCATTTTTACGGAAGGGGTTTTGCACTGGTTGACTGATGGCGACGAAGTGCTGACCTTCAATGTGGAGAATGAACTATCATGGTTGGTATCTGTTCCACTTCCAGCCAGTGAGTTCAGGAGCATCCCAGAAGCGTGTATTGGTGATTCTGATGGCAGGCTGCATTACATCCTGGTGTCTGAATATGGATTTCAAGTGTGGTTTCTTGAAGATTACTTTGAATCCAGGTGGTCCCTGAAGCTTTGCAAAACTCTGGAGGAAATGGATGAAGAACATTCACAGTTCCTTTATAATTTGCGTGAGAGAGTAACACAACGGTTGGCAGTTGACATGGAACCATGGATTGATCCCCTGGCCTTCAAAGATGGGTATTTATTAATGAGGGTTTCTCGAAAGATCTTGCTATATAATATTGAGACAAACAAGCTGCAGCAAGTATGTTATCTTTCCAAGTTGGGTACCAGTTCCATCTGTTGCACAGTGCTTCCCTATACCTTAAGTTTGGTTCCCCTAAATCAGGCATAA
- the LOC108663183 gene encoding pentatricopeptide repeat-containing protein At4g33170-like, with translation MFRLALVFQPTRPLFYFSIRTFHNHFSILEENLCSKFLTSCTQTSNLLHGQAIHAKFIKGSIPHSLYLQNHILNMYLKCGDLINGHKLFDEMPERNVVSWSAMVSGFTQHRFYNEALSLFVYMMRDGNSRPNEFTFVSVLQACSLHESLALAYQAYAVVLRLGFGSNVFLVNAFLTALMRHGQKEEAFEVFEKCLNKDIVTWNVMLSGYLESSCYELPKFWVQMNNEGVKPDCFTFASVLTGLASLGELNMGLQVHGQTVKSGHGGEICVGNSLVDMYIKSQRLFDGLKAFNEMGEKDVCSWTQMAAGWLEYGQPEKALEVIGEMRMMGVNPNKFTLATAFNACANLAFLEEGKKVHGLRIKLGVEIDVCVDNALIDMYAKCGSMDGAWGVFKVMDDPSIVSWTTMIMGCAQNGQAREALKIFDEMIVKGIKPNYITFVCVLYACSQGMFIDEAWKYFSSMTSDHGISPGEDHYVYMVHVLGRAGHIKEAEELIFSMPFQPGASVWQTLLSACQVHGDIETGKRAAEHAIHLNRKDPSSYVLLSNMFAGFNNWDDVGKLRELMETRDVKKVPGSSWIKIEKDCSVPPAPKYLFY, from the coding sequence ATGTTTCGCCTAGCTTTAGTTTTCCAACCCACGAGGCCGCTATTCTATTTCAGCATAAGAACTTTCCACAACCATTTCTCAATCCTAGAAGAAAACCTTTGCTCCAAATTCTTAACTTCATGCACCCAAACCTCAAACTTGCTTCATGGACAAGCAATCCATGCAAAATTCATCAAAGGCTCAATCCCGCATTCTCTTTATCTCCAAAACCATATCCTCAACATGTACTTAAAGTGCGGAGACCTCATCAACGGCCACAAACTGTTCGATGAAATGCCTGAACGCAACGTGGTGTCATGGTCAGCGATGGTTTCTGGCTTTACCCAACATAGGTTTTACAACGAAGCTCTCTCTTTGTTTGTTTACATGATGAGGGATGGAAACTCAAGGCCTAACGAGTTCACTTTTGTTAGTGTTCTTCAAGCTTGTTCTTTGCATGAAAGTTTAGCTTTAGCTTACCAAGCTTACGCTGTCGTTTTACGTTTGGGGTTTGGGTCGAACGTGTTTTTAGTCAATGCTTTTCTGACAGCTTTGATGAGACATGGGCAAAAAGAGGAAGCTTTTGAGGTTTTCGAGAAgtgtttaaataaagatatcGTGACTTGGAATGTTATGTTAAGTGGTTACTTGGAAAGTTCTTGTTACGAATTGCCTAAGTTTTGGGTTCAAATGAACAATGAAGGAGTTAAACCTGATTGCTTTACTTTTGCAAGTGTTTTAACTGGCTTGGCTTCTCTTGGTGAATTAAACATGGGTTTACAAGTGCATGGTCAAACGGTTAAGTCTGGTCATGGTGGTGAAATTTGTGTTGGGAACTCTTTGgttgatatgtatataaagAGTCAAAGACTTTTTGATGGATTGAAAGCTTTCaatgaaatgggtgaaaaagaTGTTTGTTCTTGGACACAGATGGCGGCTGGATGGTTAGAGTATGGGCAACCTGAAAAGGCATTGGAAGTTATTGGAGAAATGAGGATGATGGGTGTAAATCCCAATAAGTTTACTCTTGCTACTGCTTTTAATGCTTGCGCTAATTTGGCTTTTCTGGAAGAAGGGAAGAAGGTTCATGGGTTGAGAATTAAACTTGGGGTTGAGATTGATGTTTGTGTGGATAATGCATTGATTGATATGTATGCAAAATGTGGTTCCATGGATGGTGCATGGGGTGTTTTTAAGGTCATGGATGATCCTTCTATTGTTTCCTGGACGACAATGATAATGGGGTGTGCGCAAAATGGACAAGCTAGAGAAGCTCTTAAGATTTTTGATGAGATGATTGTGAAGGGTATAAAACCAAATTATATTACGTTTGTTTGTGTGCTTTATGCATGTAGCCAAGGAATGTTTATTGATGAAGCATGGAAATATTTCTCGTCCATGACAAGTGACCATGGTATCTCCCCTGGTGAAGATCATTATGTATATATGGTACATGTACTTGGTCGTGCTGGACATATTAAAGAAGCTGAAGAATTAATCTTTTCAATGCCGTTTCAGCCAGGTGCATCGGTTTGGCAAACTTTGCTTAGTGCTTGTCAAGTACATGGGGATATTGAAACTGGGAAGAGAGCAGCAGAGCATGCAATACATCTCAACAGAAAGGATCCTTCAAGTTATGTGTTGTTATCAAACATGTTTGCTGGATTCAACAATTGGGATGATGTGGGCAAATTGAGAGAACTAATGGAGACTAGGGATGTAAAAAAAGTACCTGGATCCAGTTGGATCAAAATAGAAAAGGACTGCTCAGTACCTCCAGCACCcaagtatttattttattga